From one Cupriavidus oxalaticus genomic stretch:
- a CDS encoding maleylacetate reductase: MNAFQYSSRAQRVVFGAGTIQRVGKEIDTLGASSVLVLSTPEQRPLAEHVVDLLGARAIGIFGGAVMHVPVEAARAACAMAFELGADSVVAIGGGSTTGLAKAIALEMGLPVLAIPTTYAGSEMTAIYGLTDAGLKRTGIDVKVLPRIVIYDPELTYSLPVAVSVTSGINALAHAAEGLYAHDRNPISDLMATEGIRAIAAALPVVATERDTAMLHEARAQALYGAWLCGAVLGTVGVALHHKLCHTLGGSFNLPHAETHTIILPHALAYNEKAAPGAMATIAQAMGAASAAQGAFDLARTTGAPLGLQQIGMREDELDKACEIALQNQYPNPRPLEAGAIRELLQNAWEGRRPV, from the coding sequence ATGAACGCATTCCAGTACTCCTCCCGTGCCCAGCGCGTCGTCTTCGGCGCCGGCACCATCCAGCGGGTTGGCAAGGAAATCGATACGCTGGGCGCGTCAAGCGTTCTGGTGCTAAGTACACCCGAACAGCGCCCGCTGGCTGAACACGTGGTGGACCTGCTTGGCGCCCGCGCGATCGGCATCTTCGGTGGTGCAGTGATGCACGTGCCGGTCGAGGCGGCTCGCGCGGCCTGTGCGATGGCATTTGAACTGGGCGCCGACAGCGTGGTGGCGATCGGTGGCGGCTCTACCACCGGGCTTGCCAAGGCCATCGCACTTGAAATGGGACTGCCAGTACTGGCGATTCCCACCACCTATGCCGGCTCAGAGATGACTGCGATCTACGGCCTCACCGATGCGGGACTGAAGCGCACAGGCATTGACGTGAAAGTGCTGCCGCGCATCGTCATCTACGATCCTGAACTCACTTACTCGCTGCCGGTTGCGGTCAGCGTCACCAGTGGCATCAATGCGCTGGCCCACGCCGCAGAGGGCTTGTACGCCCACGACCGCAACCCGATTTCGGATTTGATGGCGACGGAGGGCATACGGGCCATCGCAGCGGCGTTGCCGGTAGTCGCGACCGAACGGGATACGGCCATGCTGCATGAAGCGCGCGCGCAAGCCTTGTACGGAGCATGGTTGTGCGGCGCCGTGCTCGGCACCGTGGGAGTGGCGTTGCATCACAAGCTCTGCCACACGCTTGGCGGCAGCTTCAACCTGCCGCATGCCGAGACGCACACCATCATCCTGCCGCACGCGCTTGCCTACAACGAGAAGGCTGCACCGGGTGCCATGGCCACCATCGCGCAGGCCATGGGCGCAGCCAGTGCTGCGCAAGGCGCTTTCGACCTGGCACGTACGACCGGCGCCCCGCTCGGCTTGCAGCAAATCGGCATGCGCGAGGATGAACTCGACAAGGCGTGCGAGATCGCGTTGCAAAACCAGTACCCCAATCCGCGTCCGCTCGAAGCCGGTGCGATCCGGGAACTGCTGCAGAACGCCTGGGAGGGACGCCGGCCGGTCTGA